In Anser cygnoides isolate HZ-2024a breed goose chromosome 14, Taihu_goose_T2T_genome, whole genome shotgun sequence, one genomic interval encodes:
- the C14H5orf24 gene encoding UPF0461 protein C5orf24 homolog isoform X2, with protein sequence MMHPVASSNAAFCGTGKSSCLNEDTVRSADQFDLYATQQSKYGHAVSHKPIACQRQDPLNESHLQTTSGRNIETKDELKKKKNLNRSGKRGRPSGTTKSAGYRTSTGRPLGTTKAAGFKTSPGRPLGTTKAAGYKVSPGRPPGKKQQAFRCSSDA encoded by the coding sequence ATGATGCACCCTGTTGCCAGCAGTAATGCAGCTTTCTGTGGGACCGGCAAGAGCTCTTGCCTTAACGAAGACACCGTGAGGTCTGCTGATCAGTTTGACTTGTACGCCACGCAGCAAAGCAAATACGGCCACGCAGTCAGCCACAAACCGATTGCATGCCAGAGACAAGATCCGCTGAATGAATCACACCTGCAGACCACGAGTGGCAGGAATATAGAGACAAAAGACgaactaaagaaaaagaaaaacctcaacCGATCTGGGAAACGTGGAAGGCCATCAGGGACCACAAAATCAGCAGGGTACCGAACCAGCACGGGTCGACCCCTGGGGACCACCAAAGCAGCTGGATTTAAGACAAGTCCAGGCAGACCCTTGGGTACAACTAAAGCAGCAGGATACAAAGTCAGCCCAGGCAGACCTCCAG